A region of Kribbella sp. NBC_01245 DNA encodes the following proteins:
- the cseB gene encoding two-component system response regulator CseB → MSTGTPIATILLVEDDEVIRKTVAMALERYGYAVTVAEDGLTGLELTRERRFDLLLLDVMLPGLDGISLTRRVRETSLGPILMMSARGDSLDVVQGLEAGADDYVVKPVDTPVLLARIRSLLRRTVFRPEEPGQEGHEGPEMLEFGDLSIDTEGLVIRLAGVQLALAPTELRLLLEFAANPGIVLSRETLLRKVWDYGWDGDTRVVDLCVQRLRKKIGADRIETVRGFGYKLRK, encoded by the coding sequence ATGTCCACTGGTACGCCGATCGCGACGATCCTGCTGGTCGAGGATGACGAGGTGATCCGGAAGACGGTCGCGATGGCCCTCGAGCGATACGGGTATGCCGTCACGGTCGCCGAGGACGGGTTGACCGGGCTGGAGTTGACCCGGGAGCGGCGGTTCGACCTGTTGCTGCTGGACGTGATGCTGCCAGGGCTGGACGGGATCTCGCTGACCCGGCGGGTTCGGGAGACGAGCCTCGGGCCGATCCTGATGATGTCCGCACGCGGTGATTCGCTCGACGTCGTGCAGGGCCTCGAGGCCGGCGCCGACGACTACGTGGTGAAGCCGGTCGATACGCCCGTCCTGCTGGCGCGGATCCGATCACTGCTGCGCCGCACGGTCTTCCGCCCGGAGGAGCCCGGCCAAGAAGGACACGAAGGCCCGGAAATGCTCGAATTCGGGGACCTGTCGATCGACACCGAGGGCCTGGTGATCCGGTTGGCCGGGGTGCAGCTCGCGCTGGCGCCGACGGAGCTGCGGCTGTTGCTGGAGTTCGCGGCGAACCCCGGCATCGTGCTGAGCCGCGAGACGTTGTTGCGCAAGGTCTGGGACTACGGCTGGGACGGCGACACCCGAGTGGTCGACCTGTGCGTACAGCGGCTGCGGAAGAAGATCGGCGCCGACCGGATCGAGACCGTTCGCGGCTTCGGCTACAAACTACGCAAGTGA
- a CDS encoding sensor histidine kinase produces the protein MTNLLNWRSLRWKIAALVAFACCTVALAIGLMVHEATEDRAQAAAAGRARAVFEAAIVEYNAGDKDSLYVGTDRPPDELLAKMQSTRGIVTWYQYRPKRPSMWAGEMRDGKAYSVEVDMTWEMLSVSGLDLDLVKYSVLALAILVPLAALAAELPNGRLRRGARVARRIAAGDLEARTGATGRGDEIDEMCATLDQMADSLRDRLVSEQRFTADVAHELRTPLMGLMTSAELLPEGEATDLVRGRVKVLRGLVEDLLEISRLDAGAEQADPRPVALPELVADALARTGLDATLTITADARVETDPRRLDRIIANLVVNAHRHGRPPVDVVVNGSTIVVRDHGDGFPADLLSDGPQRFRTGVTERGRGHGLGLTIAMGQAAVIGADLTFANAAEGGAVATVRLPDAGLMGVQAVVADLSGQAGDAGRAG, from the coding sequence GTGACCAACCTGCTGAACTGGCGGTCCTTGCGCTGGAAGATCGCCGCCCTGGTCGCGTTCGCCTGCTGCACAGTCGCTTTAGCGATCGGTTTGATGGTCCACGAAGCCACCGAAGACCGCGCCCAGGCCGCGGCGGCCGGCCGGGCCCGTGCCGTATTCGAGGCGGCCATCGTCGAGTACAACGCCGGCGACAAGGACAGCCTGTACGTCGGAACGGACCGCCCACCGGACGAGCTGCTGGCCAAGATGCAGAGCACCAGGGGAATCGTCACCTGGTACCAGTACCGCCCCAAGCGCCCCTCGATGTGGGCCGGCGAGATGCGCGACGGTAAGGCGTACTCGGTCGAGGTCGATATGACCTGGGAGATGCTCAGTGTCTCCGGGCTCGACCTCGACCTGGTCAAGTACTCCGTGCTCGCGCTGGCCATCCTCGTCCCACTCGCGGCCCTCGCCGCCGAACTGCCGAACGGGCGCCTGCGCCGAGGTGCGCGGGTCGCACGCCGGATCGCGGCAGGCGATCTGGAAGCCCGCACCGGTGCGACCGGACGCGGTGACGAGATCGACGAGATGTGCGCGACGCTCGACCAGATGGCGGACAGCCTGCGCGATCGGCTGGTGAGCGAGCAGCGGTTCACGGCGGACGTGGCGCACGAGTTGCGTACGCCGTTGATGGGCCTGATGACCTCGGCCGAGTTGTTGCCCGAGGGCGAGGCGACCGACCTGGTTCGCGGGCGGGTCAAGGTGTTGCGCGGTCTGGTCGAGGATCTGCTCGAGATCTCCCGACTGGACGCGGGCGCCGAACAGGCCGATCCCCGCCCGGTCGCGCTACCCGAACTGGTCGCGGACGCACTCGCTCGCACAGGCCTCGACGCCACGTTGACGATCACCGCGGACGCCCGAGTCGAGACGGACCCGCGCCGCCTCGACCGGATCATCGCGAACCTGGTCGTCAACGCGCATCGGCACGGCCGTCCCCCGGTCGACGTCGTCGTCAACGGCAGCACCATCGTCGTACGCGATCATGGCGACGGATTTCCCGCCGACCTGCTGTCCGACGGCCCGCAGCGCTTTCGGACCGGTGTCACCGAGCGCGGTCGCGGGCACGGGCTCGGTCTCACCATCGCGATGGGCCAGGCGGCGGTGATCGGGGCGGACCTGACGTTCGCGAATGCGGCGGAAGGCGGCGCGGTCGCGACCGTACGGCTGCCTGATGCGGGACTGATGGGTGTTCAAGCGGTAGTGGCGGATCTATCCGGACAAGCTGGAGATGCCGGTCGCGCAGGCTGA
- a CDS encoding endonuclease/exonuclease/phosphatase family protein, translating into MTALIDRPAPAPSPRHRQPTSAVKPNRPGKRSRLVIAYGVLTAATILLHGSIPNRPGNLGSLVETLLPWSILAVPVLLVFAIARRSVAILLVMVMPLSAWLATFGATFADKQQSGTADLTVVSHNVSAVNSNHAGTATALAASGADLIALEELSRKAIRVYERVLEPSYRYHVVEGTVGLWSKYPIADSRSVDIYEPDRALRTTVETPRGPVAVFVAHLSSVRVKPAIGFMTNRRNYAAKLLGEAIRTDRVRRTILAGDFNGTTLDRALTPLTDRLVSVQDEAGQGFGLTWPAILPIARIDNILVRNVKPLRSWTLPATTSDHLPIATTLAL; encoded by the coding sequence ATGACGGCACTCATCGACCGCCCGGCCCCGGCCCCTAGCCCTCGCCACCGTCAGCCCACAAGCGCGGTTAAGCCGAACCGGCCCGGCAAGAGGAGCCGGCTGGTCATCGCGTACGGCGTGCTCACGGCCGCCACGATCCTGCTGCACGGCTCGATCCCGAACCGCCCGGGCAATCTCGGCAGTCTGGTCGAGACCTTGTTGCCCTGGTCGATCCTGGCCGTGCCCGTACTGCTGGTGTTCGCGATCGCACGCCGGTCGGTCGCGATCCTGTTGGTCATGGTGATGCCGCTGTCCGCTTGGCTGGCGACGTTCGGCGCGACCTTCGCGGACAAGCAGCAATCCGGTACGGCGGACCTGACCGTGGTGAGCCACAACGTCAGCGCGGTGAACTCGAACCATGCCGGTACGGCGACCGCGCTCGCGGCTTCCGGCGCGGACCTCATCGCGCTGGAAGAGCTGTCCCGCAAGGCGATCCGGGTCTACGAACGCGTGCTCGAACCGTCGTATCGCTATCACGTGGTCGAGGGCACGGTCGGCCTTTGGAGCAAATACCCGATCGCGGATTCCCGGTCCGTCGACATTTACGAACCGGATCGCGCGTTGCGGACGACGGTCGAGACGCCGCGCGGGCCGGTCGCGGTCTTCGTCGCGCATCTCTCGTCGGTCCGGGTCAAACCGGCGATCGGGTTCATGACGAACCGCCGGAACTACGCGGCCAAGCTGCTCGGCGAGGCCATTCGCACGGATCGGGTCCGGCGCACGATCCTCGCGGGCGACTTCAACGGTACGACGCTCGATCGCGCGCTGACGCCGTTGACGGACCGGCTGGTCTCGGTCCAGGACGAAGCGGGCCAGGGTTTCGGCCTCACCTGGCCGGCCATCCTGCCGATCGCCCGAATCGACAACATCCTGGTCCGCAACGTGAAACCCCTCCGCTCCTGGACCCTCCCCGCCACCACCAGCGACCACCTCCCCATCGCCACCACCTTGGCCCTCTGA
- the pdxR gene encoding MocR-like pyridoxine biosynthesis transcription factor PdxR encodes MAVEWSGLTPDVLLRLDRQSPETLGSQLQNALRTAVREGRLQTGERLPSSRKLATDLGVSRGLVQATYEQLEAEGYLRAFGGSATRVAFSPQSAVTTLSKPTPVARMEIDFIPGRPDLNSFPTRDWLWACGEATRTASATDLGYGDPQGSIRLRCVVAAYLQRVRGAFAGADDLVICSGFTQGIALTLAALRAEGLTSVAVEDPGHQDMHTLVRRAGLTPVFVPVDDQGLVVDELVRTKATAVIVTPAHQTPTGVVLSPERRLALLRWAERMNGVVIEDDYDSEFRYDKQAVGSLQGLAADHVVSIGSVSKSLAPAIRLGWVLAPRRLVARIAEEKNRSDRGSPALDQLALARLIESGRFDRHLHRMRSVYGARRGVLVEAIGEHAPNLELTGLAAGFHALARLGETADEAGLIAAAAQRSVGLQGLGRYTSPNYQGSPAIVFGFGDLNADAIKRGITTIADLLRQHA; translated from the coding sequence ATGGCAGTTGAGTGGTCCGGTTTGACCCCTGACGTCCTGCTCCGGCTGGATCGCCAGAGCCCCGAGACGTTGGGTTCGCAATTACAGAACGCGTTACGTACGGCGGTCCGGGAAGGTCGTCTGCAAACGGGTGAGCGACTGCCCTCGTCCCGGAAACTCGCGACGGACCTCGGTGTCTCGCGCGGTCTGGTGCAGGCGACGTACGAGCAGTTGGAGGCCGAGGGCTATCTGCGCGCCTTCGGTGGCTCGGCGACGCGGGTCGCGTTCAGCCCGCAATCGGCCGTCACAACATTGTCAAAACCCACGCCCGTCGCCCGTATGGAGATCGACTTCATACCGGGACGCCCAGACCTCAACAGCTTCCCAACGCGCGACTGGTTGTGGGCCTGCGGGGAAGCCACCCGCACGGCCTCTGCCACGGACCTGGGGTACGGCGATCCGCAGGGGTCGATCCGGCTCCGATGCGTCGTCGCGGCATACCTGCAACGTGTGCGCGGCGCGTTCGCGGGCGCGGACGACCTGGTGATCTGCAGCGGGTTCACCCAGGGCATCGCGCTGACCCTGGCCGCGCTGCGAGCCGAAGGCCTCACCTCGGTCGCCGTCGAGGATCCCGGTCACCAGGACATGCACACTCTCGTCCGACGAGCCGGCCTGACCCCGGTCTTCGTACCCGTTGACGACCAAGGCTTGGTCGTGGATGAGCTCGTTCGGACGAAGGCAACGGCGGTCATCGTCACACCGGCCCACCAGACCCCGACCGGTGTGGTCCTCAGCCCTGAGCGACGGCTGGCGCTATTGCGGTGGGCCGAGCGGATGAACGGGGTGGTGATCGAGGACGACTACGACTCGGAGTTCCGCTACGACAAGCAGGCGGTCGGATCGCTCCAGGGGCTCGCGGCGGATCACGTCGTCAGCATCGGATCGGTCAGCAAGTCTCTCGCGCCCGCGATCAGACTGGGGTGGGTGCTGGCGCCCCGGCGTCTGGTCGCGCGAATCGCCGAGGAGAAGAACCGATCCGACCGTGGCTCGCCGGCGCTCGACCAGTTGGCGCTGGCCAGGTTGATCGAGTCGGGCCGGTTCGATCGCCATCTGCACCGCATGAGGAGCGTCTATGGCGCGCGGCGCGGCGTACTGGTCGAGGCGATCGGCGAACATGCGCCCAACCTTGAGCTGACCGGCCTCGCCGCCGGCTTCCACGCCCTTGCGCGACTCGGCGAGACAGCCGACGAGGCAGGGCTCATCGCCGCCGCGGCCCAGCGCTCCGTCGGCCTGCAGGGACTCGGCCGCTACACATCACCGAACTACCAGGGTTCACCGGCAATCGTGTTCGGCTTCGGCGACCTCAACGCGGATGCGATCAAACGCGGCATCACCACCATCGCCGACCTACTCCGGCAGCACGCATAA